A DNA window from Xanthomonas campestris pv. campestris str. ATCC 33913 contains the following coding sequences:
- a CDS encoding TonB-dependent receptor, whose amino-acid sequence MKTDHLATSVAAALTTLTRRPAAASMALLLGASSLPAIAQEARTLDAVSVVGTGSTRTTASISVAEIQAQVPGVAPQQLLASLPGVNVQTTDPFGLYEFGDSMTIRGFSANQIGVTLDGIPIETFDTREGGPITRYVSSENLLDVTVSAGSGDVTQPSYHALGGAIRYTSLPPKGGDTWSGNLTQTIGSDDLVRSFVRLDTPQWWDGGPSAYVSASRTQGGVWDMEPATQKSDHFEAKIRQAWDAGSLTLGWIYNNRKDYDVQSYNSDGSVSWDLHERITGNPEVDAEHYSEWQNGRRDSLLSLHGDFLFNDAIGFTFTGYYENKHGYGVGGTPPSTATGLYNDAIAGTPGRTDIAINDPQIVDAAGNVTRVGAMTRREEIMGGDRYGATTAVSWETEHNKLEVGAWYENYDFDQVRPLYNLDPATGALLKSALPIVIYYDNHFSTEVKQLYIKDTLRLLDDRLTLELGAKGLDVKRDYNGIANLDDFNVGVRRDVTIKNSDWFQPQVGASFQLADGVQVFANYAENFSSAPRLALTSGAFNPDIAPEESTNIDIGIRAESSQWSGYIAAYKIDYENRIIALTDPDPLVVAPTVYANVGDVQTYGAEVSGMWKPAPGWRLGASLTWNKSEFQDNYFGPVSGSLVQVEGNEVPDSPKVMFSVNGGWEGENFFANLDTKYTGKRYGDTLNTDQVDATFIVNGSVGYQGGSDGFLAGGRLQLSVYNLFDKDDAIGAVFPNESSGSYQLIAPRQVFASLSYKF is encoded by the coding sequence TTGAAGACCGACCATCTGGCGACCTCGGTCGCCGCCGCTCTCACCACGCTCACCCGCCGCCCTGCCGCGGCCTCCATGGCACTGTTACTGGGTGCTTCCAGCCTGCCAGCGATTGCACAGGAAGCACGCACGCTCGATGCCGTCAGTGTGGTGGGCACCGGCTCCACCCGCACCACCGCGTCCATCTCCGTGGCGGAAATCCAGGCGCAGGTGCCCGGTGTGGCCCCGCAGCAATTGCTGGCCAGCCTGCCGGGCGTGAATGTGCAGACCACCGACCCGTTCGGTCTGTACGAGTTCGGTGATTCGATGACCATCCGCGGGTTTTCTGCCAACCAGATCGGCGTGACCCTGGATGGGATTCCGATCGAAACCTTCGACACCCGCGAAGGCGGGCCGATCACCCGCTATGTGTCCAGCGAAAACCTGCTCGATGTCACCGTATCTGCTGGCTCGGGCGATGTCACCCAGCCCTCTTACCACGCTCTCGGCGGGGCGATCCGCTACACCAGCCTGCCACCGAAGGGCGGCGATACCTGGAGTGGCAACCTCACCCAGACCATTGGCTCGGACGATCTGGTGCGCAGCTTCGTGCGGCTGGATACGCCGCAGTGGTGGGACGGTGGCCCGAGTGCCTACGTCTCGGCCTCGCGCACGCAGGGCGGGGTGTGGGACATGGAGCCGGCCACGCAGAAGAGCGATCACTTCGAAGCCAAGATCCGCCAGGCCTGGGACGCGGGCAGCCTGACGCTGGGCTGGATCTACAACAACCGCAAGGACTACGACGTGCAGTCGTACAACTCCGATGGCTCGGTGTCGTGGGACCTGCACGAACGCATCACCGGCAATCCCGAAGTGGACGCCGAGCACTACAGCGAGTGGCAGAACGGCCGCCGCGATTCCTTGCTCAGCCTGCACGGCGATTTCCTGTTCAACGATGCGATCGGCTTCACCTTCACCGGCTACTACGAGAACAAGCACGGCTATGGCGTTGGCGGAACTCCGCCGAGCACGGCGACGGGCCTGTACAACGACGCCATCGCCGGCACGCCAGGGCGCACCGATATCGCCATCAACGACCCACAGATTGTGGATGCCGCCGGCAACGTGACCCGCGTTGGTGCGATGACCCGGCGCGAGGAAATCATGGGCGGCGACCGCTATGGCGCGACCACCGCGGTGTCGTGGGAAACCGAGCACAACAAACTCGAAGTCGGTGCCTGGTATGAGAACTACGATTTCGATCAGGTGCGCCCGCTGTACAACCTGGACCCGGCCACCGGTGCGTTGCTGAAAAGCGCCTTGCCGATCGTCATCTACTACGACAACCACTTCTCCACCGAAGTGAAGCAGCTCTACATCAAGGACACACTGCGCCTGCTCGATGACCGGCTCACGCTGGAACTCGGCGCCAAGGGGCTGGATGTCAAACGCGACTACAACGGCATCGCTAATCTCGACGATTTCAATGTCGGCGTGCGTCGCGATGTCACCATCAAGAACAGCGACTGGTTCCAGCCGCAGGTGGGTGCCAGTTTCCAGCTGGCCGATGGCGTGCAGGTGTTCGCCAACTATGCGGAGAACTTCAGCTCCGCACCGCGGCTGGCACTGACCTCGGGCGCGTTCAATCCGGATATCGCACCGGAAGAATCCACCAATATCGACATCGGCATTCGCGCCGAATCCAGCCAGTGGAGCGGTTACATCGCCGCCTACAAGATCGATTACGAAAACCGCATCATCGCGTTGACCGACCCGGACCCGTTGGTGGTGGCGCCCACGGTGTATGCCAACGTCGGCGACGTGCAGACCTATGGCGCAGAAGTCTCCGGCATGTGGAAGCCGGCGCCGGGCTGGCGGCTGGGTGCCTCGCTGACCTGGAACAAATCCGAATTCCAGGACAACTATTTCGGACCGGTCAGCGGCAGCCTGGTGCAGGTGGAAGGCAACGAGGTGCCGGATTCGCCGAAGGTGATGTTCAGCGTCAATGGCGGCTGGGAGGGCGAGAACTTCTTCGCCAACCTGGATACCAAATATACCGGCAAGCGCTACGGCGACACGCTCAATACCGATCAGGTGGATGCCACCTTCATTGTCAATGGCAGTGTCGGCTATCAGGGCGGCAGTGACGGGTTTCTGGCCGGCGGCCGGCTGCAACTGTCGGTCTACAACCTGTTCGACAAGGACGACGCGATCGGCGCGGTGTTCCCGAATGAAAGTTCCGGCTCGTATCAGCTGATTGCACCGCGGCAGGTGTTTGCGAGTCTTTCGTACAAATTTTGA
- a CDS encoding ion transporter — MRPLSDPQLNPATTDGWRRQWFDIIYRHDTRPSRNFDLLLVVTILTSVVVIMIDSVPRIHAQSAHWLVPLEWAFTVVFTIEYALRLAVVRRPPRYALSIWGVIDLLSILPSYLSFFVPGAQTLLVVRVLRILRLFRILKLTRYVEESGQLLDALWRSRRKVLVFLFTVLTITVIAGATMYVIEGPQHGFTSIPTSMYWAIVTMATVGFGDLVPQTTLGRFVTSALILIGYSIIAVPTGIYTAELASNLRRKDDAQHHDARGCPACGLEGHEPDARFCRQCAGPLPAAFTH; from the coding sequence ATGCGACCGCTTTCCGATCCCCAGCTCAATCCCGCCACCACCGACGGTTGGCGTCGCCAGTGGTTCGACATCATCTACCGCCACGACACCCGCCCGTCGCGCAATTTCGACCTGCTGCTGGTGGTCACCATCCTCACCAGCGTGGTGGTGATCATGATCGACAGCGTGCCGCGCATCCACGCGCAGTCCGCGCACTGGCTGGTGCCGCTGGAGTGGGCGTTTACGGTGGTGTTCACCATCGAATACGCGCTGCGCCTGGCAGTAGTACGGCGCCCGCCGCGCTATGCGCTGAGCATCTGGGGCGTGATCGACCTGCTCTCGATCCTGCCCAGCTACCTGTCGTTCTTCGTGCCCGGCGCGCAGACGCTGCTGGTGGTGCGCGTGCTGCGCATCCTGCGGCTGTTCCGCATCCTCAAGCTCACCCGCTACGTGGAAGAAAGCGGCCAGTTGCTCGATGCGCTGTGGCGCAGCCGGCGCAAGGTGCTGGTGTTCCTGTTCACGGTACTCACCATCACCGTGATCGCCGGCGCCACGATGTATGTGATTGAAGGCCCGCAGCACGGCTTCACCAGCATCCCGACCAGCATGTACTGGGCCATCGTCACCATGGCCACGGTGGGCTTTGGCGACCTCGTTCCGCAGACCACGCTCGGCCGCTTCGTGACCTCGGCGCTGATCCTGATCGGCTACAGCATCATCGCCGTGCCGACCGGCATCTACACCGCCGAACTGGCCAGCAATCTGCGGCGCAAGGACGACGCCCAGCACCACGATGCGCGCGGCTGCCCGGCCTGCGGGCTGGAAGGCCACGAGCCCGACGCACGGTTCTGCCGGCAATGTGCCGGGCCACTCCCTGCTGCGTTCACTCACTGA
- a CDS encoding YiiG family protein has protein sequence MTQHSRLAPLATAIAFAALLAGCHKGDTAAAAVEGADKINAYIACFNAVEQPLHESYQQYIGWMKDPEAGPTGKESQIRGPGTVLSHRVEACGAPMTAALAQQPANVQLDPAAKTYQQRFTALNERIEEAARYYDREDYRRDDAKGMQSLHAPLMQAYSAFFEAGEAMDAALERNEDQRRKQQLDAIEKDEGRSAAWYHLKIIGEGKQLVTTLNSDTPDLAAAQTQLTSYQGILEEAQKAKIGDGDPMWGHMERSADKLVSVAARRIERVRNNEPLSRSDQMLLESNSSLPPAGTRQALLASYNDLIDMSNRMTR, from the coding sequence ATGACCCAGCATTCCCGCCTTGCGCCACTCGCCACGGCAATTGCATTTGCCGCACTGCTCGCCGGTTGCCACAAGGGCGACACCGCCGCCGCTGCCGTGGAAGGCGCCGACAAGATCAATGCCTACATCGCGTGTTTCAACGCGGTGGAGCAGCCACTGCACGAGAGCTACCAGCAATACATTGGCTGGATGAAAGACCCGGAGGCGGGCCCGACTGGCAAGGAATCGCAGATCCGCGGCCCGGGCACGGTGTTGTCGCATCGGGTCGAAGCCTGCGGCGCGCCAATGACCGCCGCGCTGGCGCAGCAGCCGGCCAACGTGCAGCTGGATCCGGCGGCCAAGACCTACCAGCAGCGCTTCACCGCGCTCAACGAGCGCATCGAAGAAGCCGCGCGTTATTACGACCGCGAGGACTATCGGCGTGACGACGCCAAAGGTATGCAATCGCTACACGCACCGCTGATGCAGGCCTATAGCGCGTTCTTCGAGGCTGGCGAGGCCATGGACGCAGCGCTGGAGCGCAACGAAGACCAGCGCCGCAAGCAGCAGCTCGATGCAATTGAAAAGGACGAAGGCCGCAGCGCCGCCTGGTACCACCTGAAGATCATCGGCGAAGGCAAGCAACTGGTGACCACGCTCAATAGCGACACGCCGGACCTGGCCGCCGCGCAAACGCAGCTGACCAGTTACCAGGGCATCCTGGAAGAGGCGCAGAAGGCCAAGATCGGCGACGGCGACCCGATGTGGGGCCATATGGAACGCTCCGCCGACAAGCTGGTCAGCGTGGCGGCGCGCCGCATCGAACGCGTGCGCAACAACGAGCCGTTGAGCCGCAGCGACCAGATGTTGCTGGAGAGCAACAGCTCGCTGCCGCCGGCCGGCACGCGGCAGGCGCTGCTGGCGAGTTACAACGACCTGATCGACATGAGCAACCGCATGACGCGCTAA
- a CDS encoding c-type cytochrome — protein MTLFPRVFAAAAVLCIGALLLPPGLHDAQAQSSDATALYPQKGFATASGQHVYQAVCQGCHMPSGTGVQGAGEYPALAGNPKLAAAPYVTMMVLDGHAGMPGFGDMLTDRQVAEVVSYVRTHFGNDHAEVVTVDDVKLLRH, from the coding sequence ATGACGCTGTTCCCCCGTGTGTTCGCTGCGGCAGCGGTGCTGTGCATCGGTGCATTGCTGCTGCCGCCTGGCCTGCACGATGCACAGGCGCAGAGTTCCGATGCCACCGCGCTGTATCCGCAGAAAGGCTTTGCCACCGCCTCCGGCCAGCATGTCTACCAGGCCGTGTGCCAGGGCTGTCACATGCCCAGCGGCACTGGGGTGCAGGGGGCGGGCGAATATCCGGCGCTGGCCGGCAACCCCAAACTCGCCGCCGCGCCGTACGTCACCATGATGGTGCTCGACGGCCACGCCGGCATGCCGGGTTTCGGTGACATGCTCACCGACCGCCAGGTGGCCGAAGTGGTGAGCTATGTGCGAACTCATTTCGGTAATGACCACGCCGAAGTGGTTACTGTCGACGACGTCAAACTGCTGCGCCACTGA
- a CDS encoding acetylornithine transaminase codes for MSTAADSPLSLAHYYLPVYRPRQVVLERGQGSRVWDDQGREYLDLSSGIAVSGLGHNDPDLMAALTEQAGKLWHTSNVFFSAPPLKLAEELVTASRFAQKVFLCNSGTEANEAAIKLVRKWASSQGRPADKRVIVTFRGSFHGRTLASVTATAQPKYQEGYEPLPGGFRYVDFNDVPALESAMASGDVAAVMLEPIQGEGGVMPAAPGFLARVRALCDQHDALLVLDEIQCGMGRTGSLFAHWQEQVTPDIVTLAKALGGGFPIGAMLAGPKVAETMQFGAHGTTFGGNPLAAAVARVALRKLASPQIAENVARQSAALRAGLEALNAEFGVFAQIRGRGLMLGAVLAPAHAGQAGAILDLAAAHGLLLLQAGPDVLRFVPALNLTDAELADGLARLRLAIAAYVAQH; via the coding sequence ATGAGCACCGCTGCCGATTCGCCCCTGTCCCTCGCGCATTACTACCTGCCGGTGTACCGCCCGCGCCAGGTGGTGCTGGAGCGTGGCCAGGGCAGTCGCGTGTGGGACGACCAGGGCCGCGAATATCTGGATCTGTCCTCCGGCATCGCGGTCAGCGGGCTGGGGCACAACGATCCGGACCTGATGGCCGCGCTCACCGAGCAGGCCGGCAAGCTGTGGCACACCAGCAACGTGTTCTTCAGCGCGCCGCCGCTGAAGCTGGCCGAAGAACTGGTCACTGCCTCGCGCTTTGCGCAGAAGGTGTTCCTGTGCAACTCCGGCACCGAGGCCAACGAGGCGGCGATCAAGCTGGTGCGCAAGTGGGCCAGCAGCCAGGGCCGGCCGGCCGACAAGCGGGTGATCGTCACCTTCCGCGGCAGTTTCCACGGCCGCACGCTGGCCTCGGTCACCGCCACCGCGCAGCCCAAATACCAGGAAGGCTACGAACCGTTGCCGGGCGGATTCCGCTACGTGGATTTCAACGATGTGCCGGCGCTGGAAAGCGCCATGGCCAGCGGCGATGTGGCGGCGGTGATGCTGGAGCCGATCCAGGGCGAGGGCGGGGTGATGCCGGCCGCACCGGGCTTTTTGGCGCGCGTGCGCGCGCTGTGCGACCAGCACGACGCACTGCTGGTGCTGGACGAGATCCAGTGCGGCATGGGCCGCACCGGCAGCCTGTTCGCGCATTGGCAGGAGCAGGTCACCCCGGACATCGTCACCCTGGCCAAGGCGCTGGGTGGCGGCTTCCCGATCGGCGCGATGCTGGCCGGGCCGAAAGTGGCCGAGACCATGCAGTTCGGCGCGCACGGCACCACCTTCGGCGGCAATCCGCTGGCGGCGGCGGTGGCGCGGGTCGCGTTGCGCAAGCTGGCCTCGCCGCAGATTGCCGAGAATGTGGCGCGTCAGTCGGCCGCCTTGCGCGCTGGCCTGGAAGCGCTGAATGCCGAGTTCGGTGTGTTTGCGCAGATCCGTGGACGTGGCCTGATGCTGGGCGCGGTGCTGGCACCGGCGCATGCCGGCCAGGCGGGCGCGATCCTGGACCTGGCGGCCGCGCACGGCCTGCTGTTGCTGCAGGCCGGCCCGGACGTGCTGCGCTTTGTGCCGGCGTTGAATCTCACCGATGCCGAGCTGGCCGACGGGTTGGCACGCCTGCGCCTGGCGATCGCCGCGTACGTTGCGCAGCACTGA
- a CDS encoding RidA family protein: MFRPAVIAATAAVLWCGSVAAAQAAEVIRHKIPNSDFPIAAAVEVPAGKATVYVSGKVPAVVDTTAPKGSAAAYGDTNAQTISVLAQIKQQLESLGLGMGDVVKMQVFLVGDPAMDGKMDFNGFMEGYRQYFGTKEQPNLPARSAFQIAALGNPLYRVEIEVVAVRP, translated from the coding sequence ATGTTCCGTCCCGCCGTGATTGCCGCCACCGCCGCCGTGCTGTGGTGTGGAAGTGTTGCCGCCGCACAGGCCGCCGAGGTGATCCGCCACAAGATTCCCAATAGCGATTTCCCGATTGCCGCGGCCGTGGAGGTACCGGCCGGCAAGGCCACCGTGTATGTCAGCGGCAAGGTGCCGGCGGTGGTGGATACCACAGCGCCGAAGGGCTCGGCCGCCGCCTACGGCGATACCAATGCGCAGACCATCAGCGTGCTTGCGCAGATCAAGCAGCAGCTGGAATCGCTGGGCCTGGGGATGGGCGATGTGGTGAAGATGCAGGTGTTCCTGGTCGGCGATCCGGCCATGGACGGCAAGATGGATTTCAACGGATTCATGGAGGGCTACCGGCAGTATTTCGGCACCAAGGAGCAACCCAATCTGCCGGCGCGCTCGGCGTTTCAGATCGCCGCGCTGGGCAACCCGTTGTACCGGGTAGAGATCGAAGTGGTTGCCGTGCGTCCTTGA
- the azu gene encoding azurin: protein MKLLSTIAVLALVSLAPSAWAKTCAVTITGTDQMKFDQSAITIAPDCTEVAVTLKHSGKLAATVMGHNWVLTKSDDFQAVANAGVRSTIADSYLPKADPRVIAHTKVIGAGETATVTFPTSKLSKGGAYTFFCSFPGHWAMMKGTLRFG, encoded by the coding sequence TTGAAGCTGCTTTCGACCATTGCCGTGCTTGCGCTGGTGTCATTGGCACCATCAGCGTGGGCGAAGACCTGTGCGGTGACCATCACCGGTACCGACCAGATGAAATTCGACCAGAGCGCGATCACGATCGCTCCCGATTGCACCGAAGTCGCCGTGACGCTCAAGCACTCCGGCAAACTTGCCGCCACGGTGATGGGGCACAACTGGGTGCTGACCAAGAGCGACGATTTCCAGGCCGTGGCCAACGCCGGCGTGCGCTCCACCATCGCCGACAGCTACCTGCCCAAGGCCGACCCGCGCGTGATCGCGCACACCAAGGTGATCGGCGCTGGCGAAACCGCCACGGTGACCTTCCCGACCAGCAAGTTGAGCAAGGGTGGCGCGTATACGTTTTTCTGCTCGTTCCCCGGCCACTGGGCCATGATGAAGGGTACGCTGCGCTTCGGGTGA
- a CDS encoding NAD(P)/FAD-dependent oxidoreductase translates to MQGKHTGAMTRRQLLARIGMTAGGAMMYQAMSSLGMAAESTFTGPLQLDGDAKGASVLILGAGLAGMTAAFELRKAGYRVQVLEYNDRPGGRNWTLRGGDRYTELGGAAQHCQFDEGHYLNPGPWRIPHHHRAVLSYCKQFGVALEAFNQVNYNALLHSQHGFDGKPQRFRAIDADYKGHVSELLAKCTQQHALDSLVSTEDQQILLESLRTWGALDKRFGYVKGKDSSERRGFARYPGGGLSGKPEFSDPFSVQDVLRSRLWTTLAAGNNYEMQTTMFQPVGGMDQIGKAFARQLGNAITYNAKVTRIDQDGSGVRVSWQDAARGGAEQVASADWCICTIPLSVLSRIPATASDAMTTAIGKVPYAASVKVGLQFKRRFWEEDEVIYGGISYTDLPITLISYPSTGYHSPGKGVLLGAYVWGLDAYQFTSMSPEQRVRKAVEYGTQLHPQYPREFETGIAVGWHRVPFTHGCFGMWSEAARAEHYAPLCQIDGRLALAGEHVSYIPAWQEGAILSAHDVVGRLHRKVLAQGARA, encoded by the coding sequence ATGCAAGGCAAACACACTGGGGCAATGACACGCCGGCAGCTGCTGGCACGGATCGGCATGACCGCGGGCGGCGCGATGATGTATCAGGCGATGAGCAGCCTGGGCATGGCGGCCGAATCCACCTTTACCGGGCCGCTGCAACTCGATGGCGACGCCAAGGGGGCATCGGTGCTGATTCTCGGTGCCGGCCTGGCGGGCATGACGGCGGCGTTCGAATTGCGCAAGGCGGGGTACCGCGTACAGGTGCTGGAATACAACGACCGCCCGGGCGGCCGGAACTGGACACTGCGCGGCGGCGACCGTTACACCGAACTCGGTGGCGCGGCGCAGCACTGCCAGTTCGATGAGGGCCATTACCTCAATCCCGGTCCGTGGCGCATCCCGCATCACCACCGCGCGGTGCTGAGTTACTGCAAGCAGTTCGGCGTGGCGCTGGAGGCATTCAATCAGGTCAACTACAACGCCTTGCTGCACAGCCAGCACGGCTTCGATGGCAAGCCGCAGCGCTTCCGCGCCATCGATGCGGACTACAAGGGCCATGTCTCCGAACTGCTGGCCAAGTGCACCCAGCAACACGCACTGGACAGCCTGGTGAGCACTGAGGATCAGCAGATCCTGCTCGAATCGCTGCGCACCTGGGGCGCGCTCGACAAACGCTTTGGCTACGTCAAGGGCAAGGACAGCAGCGAGCGCCGCGGCTTTGCGCGCTACCCGGGTGGCGGTTTGTCCGGCAAACCGGAGTTTTCCGATCCCTTCAGCGTGCAGGACGTGCTGCGGTCACGGCTGTGGACCACGCTGGCGGCTGGTAACAACTACGAAATGCAGACCACCATGTTCCAGCCGGTGGGCGGCATGGACCAGATCGGCAAGGCGTTTGCCCGCCAGCTCGGCAATGCCATCACCTATAACGCCAAGGTCACCAGGATTGATCAGGACGGCAGCGGCGTGCGCGTGTCCTGGCAGGATGCCGCGCGCGGTGGCGCCGAACAGGTGGCCAGTGCCGACTGGTGCATCTGCACGATCCCCCTCTCGGTCTTGAGCCGCATCCCGGCCACTGCCAGCGATGCGATGACCACGGCGATCGGCAAGGTGCCGTATGCGGCGTCGGTGAAGGTGGGGCTGCAGTTCAAGCGCCGCTTCTGGGAAGAGGACGAGGTGATCTACGGCGGCATCAGCTACACGGATCTGCCGATCACGCTGATCAGCTATCCCAGTACCGGCTATCACAGCCCCGGCAAGGGTGTGTTGCTGGGCGCCTACGTCTGGGGTTTGGACGCCTACCAGTTCACCTCGATGTCCCCGGAGCAGCGTGTGCGCAAGGCGGTCGAATACGGCACGCAATTGCATCCGCAATATCCACGCGAATTCGAAACCGGCATTGCAGTGGGCTGGCATCGTGTGCCGTTTACGCATGGGTGCTTTGGCATGTGGAGCGAGGCCGCGCGCGCCGAGCATTACGCGCCGCTGTGCCAGATCGATGGCCGCCTGGCGCTGGCCGGCGAGCACGTGTCTTACATCCCGGCCTGGCAGGAGGGCGCGATCTTGTCCGCGCACGACGTGGTCGGCCGCCTGCATCGCAAGGTGCTTGCCCAAGGAGCTCGCGCATGA
- a CDS encoding pyridoxal phosphate-dependent aminotransferase — translation MHTALSRRRFLRDSALFAGAAGGALPLLASAAERSAAIAPAAAGAMAPVMIGSNEFPDGPCAAAIKAITQIAPQGGRYLRELQMELMTTLAAELKLPVNHLMAYAGSTEPLDYTMLAFTSPSAALVSADPTYESGWRAASRNGAKLVKVPLRKDFSHDVQAMCAADANAGVIYICNPNNPTGSVTARKDLDYALAHKPKDSILVVDEAYIHFAQSTRSVVDMVAAGEDVVVLRTFSKLYGMAGIRLGYAAARPDLLAKLMFYSVNSLPVTAAAAGLASLRDATLVPQRRARTAATRADVIDFLTKQGYACTASESNCFMVDVKQPAAGFKDAMATFGVFIGRSWPVWPTWSRITVGTPEEMARFKQAFVQVMAGKRGPLPLPDATASVQTPMDAFFRYA, via the coding sequence ATGCATACCGCTCTGTCGCGCCGCAGGTTCCTGCGTGATTCCGCCCTGTTTGCCGGTGCCGCCGGGGGCGCCCTGCCGCTGCTGGCCAGCGCCGCCGAACGCTCGGCCGCCATCGCGCCTGCCGCAGCGGGCGCAATGGCGCCGGTGATGATCGGCTCCAACGAGTTTCCCGATGGCCCGTGTGCTGCGGCGATCAAGGCAATCACCCAGATTGCGCCGCAGGGTGGGCGATATCTGCGTGAGCTGCAGATGGAACTGATGACCACCCTGGCCGCTGAGCTCAAGCTGCCGGTGAACCACCTGATGGCCTATGCCGGTTCTACCGAGCCGCTGGACTACACGATGCTGGCCTTCACCTCGCCCAGTGCCGCGCTGGTCAGCGCCGACCCCACCTACGAATCCGGCTGGCGCGCTGCGTCCCGCAATGGCGCCAAGCTGGTCAAGGTGCCGTTGCGCAAGGACTTCTCGCACGACGTGCAGGCGATGTGCGCAGCCGATGCCAACGCTGGCGTGATCTACATCTGCAATCCCAATAATCCCACTGGCTCAGTGACCGCACGCAAGGATCTGGACTACGCGCTGGCGCACAAGCCCAAGGACAGCATTTTGGTGGTGGACGAGGCCTACATCCATTTCGCGCAGAGCACCCGCAGCGTGGTGGACATGGTGGCCGCGGGAGAAGACGTGGTGGTACTGCGCACCTTCTCCAAGCTCTACGGCATGGCCGGCATCCGCCTGGGCTATGCGGCAGCACGCCCGGACCTGCTGGCCAAGCTGATGTTCTACAGCGTCAACAGCCTGCCGGTGACCGCGGCCGCGGCGGGCCTGGCCAGCCTGCGCGATGCCACGCTGGTGCCGCAACGGCGCGCACGCACTGCGGCCACCCGCGCCGATGTCATCGACTTCCTCACCAAGCAGGGCTATGCCTGCACCGCTTCGGAAAGCAACTGCTTCATGGTCGATGTAAAACAGCCTGCGGCCGGCTTCAAGGACGCCATGGCCACCTTCGGTGTATTTATCGGCCGCAGCTGGCCGGTGTGGCCCACCTGGTCGCGGATCACGGTGGGCACGCCCGAGGAGATGGCGCGCTTCAAGCAGGCCTTCGTGCAGGTCATGGCCGGCAAACGTGGCCCGTTGCCGCTGCCCGACGCCACCGCAAGCGTACAGACGCCGATGGATGCCTTCTTCCGCTACGCCTAG